One stretch of Candidatus Zixiibacteriota bacterium DNA includes these proteins:
- a CDS encoding PaaI family thioesterase, which translates to MKEVAKYSHCFVCGDKNPDGLGARFFYDGSQVVTRVKATEQFEGYRGIYHGGLIATLLDEVMIKAVLAIDRFAVTAEMTVRFIQPVRVGDELTFSGRVVKSKGRVFLTEGEVRNDADEIYATATGKYIEAGEGLREDLMKSID; encoded by the coding sequence ATGAAGGAAGTCGCCAAATACTCCCACTGTTTCGTCTGTGGTGATAAAAACCCAGATGGCCTTGGGGCGCGTTTTTTCTATGATGGAAGTCAGGTTGTTACCAGGGTTAAGGCTACCGAGCAATTTGAGGGTTATCGAGGTATCTATCACGGGGGACTAATTGCGACTCTGTTGGACGAGGTGATGATAAAGGCTGTATTAGCAATCGACCGCTTTGCTGTGACTGCTGAAATGACGGTGCGATTCATTCAACCGGTAAGAGTTGGAGACGAACTGACCTTTTCCGGCCGAGTTGTCAAATCAAAGGGGAGAGTATTCCTGACAGAGGGAGAAGTCAGAAACGACGCAGACGAAATCTATGCCACTGCTACCGGTAAGTACATCGAAGCCGGGGAGGGGTTGCGCGAAGACTTAATGAAATCAATCGACTGA